The sequence below is a genomic window from Oreochromis niloticus isolate F11D_XX linkage group LG3, O_niloticus_UMD_NMBU, whole genome shotgun sequence.
CCGacctgttggaacatgaagactttgtgtgattaatgacgatgtgacagaaaatgtacaacaagatgttacatactgatatctcacttaaaagttatactgacaacaggagggaatgtcaatggaaaattgtacgtagtagtcagtataatcatttaatgatataagtttccatatatgcttagaggtgtataatcgattgtgtagtgatagagtgtgtgatctttAGTGGGCTGCAggggctttgtgtgcattccagagtgttctggcattcacacccacatcctccAAGCATGGGAAAAGGGCataccttctcttattgttttatgataggataaacgtatcaatgtctgtttttagctaagtgccttttgtttagatgaactgttggacttccagaccagcaggtttagggaagtcttcatggggtcacactctgaccacacacacacacacaaacacacatgcacccactgatgtatataaataaagaccagggcagtggcacgGCGCGAGTCTCAGAGCCCTCACTTCCGTGCGAGTGTTTCTGTCACCGCCCTTGCTGCAAGTaaaaaactgtgtgtttctcctctctgattcgaagctgaagaagtgtcttagaatacatctcttgacagtctttcacgtggaattccaataaaattgattcatgtttgtggctgtaatgtgacaaaatgtggaaaagttcaagggggacgaatacttttgcaagccactttatatgtgtgtgtgatttgagATACAAATGGATCTcaaagctgttatattagcacttGTTGTATTAgtaacataaccacattaacattattgacactcgctgattttaatagttattctataaatgctgtccgtttaaatggtcttacctgtaaacactgctgtatccaccggattccagccagagtggattctggaaTCTTCCCATGCTCCtgttagtgatcctccatctggatggatgataaaaACCTTCTAAACAGTCTAGGAGGTAGAGAAGGTCCTTCCTGGCCCATATCTATGAgactgatttctgctaataacgcccattgTATGGACCTCTTTACTCTTCACCACATTTGCACATTCCTCCTGTCAGTTAAGAATGTCATAAATCCATAAATAAATGTCTGTCCTGATTATAAGTACAGTCTCATAGAGTTTATACCTGACCTCCAGAGGGCCTCATAGCTTCAGCTGTTTCATTTCTATTGAGCTTAGCTGTTGCAACTTCATAACTTGTACAgttttttcctgtgtatttAACAGAGTAAACCCTGCAGCAAAGCTTATGATATTCCATCTCAGTAAGGCACAATGAGTTATATGTCATTAACATGTTTTtgggaataaaataataaaaaaaaaaatgttggacACTGGGACATGGGGAGTGGGAGGACACAGGACCAGAGAGCACGGAGTTTTGGGTGAAGACAACAAAGGAGTCAAGGGAGCTCACAGGGGTTATACCCACGTTTAACTAAGTTGCCCTGTGTGTTTAACAAACTGCTGACTGTTTAAAACGTACCAGCATAGTATCAAGAGCTGCTGTAAGATGCATTATGACTACAGCATTCATTTAGATGATTATGTGACACTGATCAGTCATGCTGACTGTCTGATCTGAAGGTGAGATATTTTCTTATTGCCTCTCCTTTCATGACGCTCCGGTGTCTCCTCAGCTCCGATTATTGAACTTTTTTCTAGAATAAAATCCTGAGAAAAACTAAATATTTGATCTCGATTCTGTGTTGAATTTAAACCTCATGTGGTTGTGACTCTAAGCTAGGGGAAAACAGCAGACTTGCATGTGAGAGCAGCTGGGAACACTTCACCTTGCAAACAGACTCCATTGTTTGCCCAATGAACTCCAGTAAAAGCAGGCAAGGACCACATGACATGTTTTGTTTGCTAAATAACAGAATGACATGGGATAAAATTTCCACCCTAAGctgtaaaaacaatattttaccAGCAAGTCTAGCCTCCTATGAGAGACAACCCACCTTTGACTTATGACGTTACACGCACTGTTGAGCTTCCACCTGGTCTGTTTCCAGCTGCTCCCTCTGTGGTCTGAGCCCCTCAGAGTCTGTGTTTAGGGTGGGAGCTCCAGTTTATCCTTCTGACAgatacaaacacactcacatccCACTAAGTAGCATCTTCTACTCTTTCTATTCAGTTTTTTCTAAAGTCAAAtcacatacatacacaacaGTGACCTACTGAGGCTACCACAACTAtgatgcaaaaacaaagaaggaatGCGTGTTTTCCTTGATTTTCCTATATTTTCCTTAAAGGATATCCCAAGTTTTAAAACACACAGGGAAGAATTGTCTTTTTACCACAAGTCAAACATGTTAGTTCTGTATAAGCCAAGGCAATAAAACATGCAGCATGGATTGTCAGATGTAAATCATTTTTGATGATTAAATTATCAGAATAAATTACAAAAGTTAAAAGTATTAACAGAAATCAAGTTAAATAATAAACAGCTcaagatcttttttttctctctctccccgtAACACTGCCAGAGCAGTACTTTCAAACACATTACTGTCAGTTAagggaaaacattttttgaaattGTGGCAGGGGTGTGGTCACTGGCCTGCTGCAGTGGAGAGGTGGTGCAGGGAGCTCATGGGGCCATGTCAGCAGAGGGGGACAGGTGTTTATGttacattcagttttatttatacagcgttAAATCACAACTGTCGCCTCGAGGCTCTGTTGATCTTGattttattgtaaggtagaccctacaataatacatacagagaaaacaaccaacaatcatatgaccccatattagcaagcactttggcaacagtgggaagggaaaaatcccttttaaatggaagaaacctccagcagaaccaggctcagggaggggcggccatctacTGCGagtggttggggtgagagaaggaagacaggatagaagacatgctgtggaagagagacagagattaataacaagtatgattcaatacagagaggtctattaacacatagtgagtgaggaaaggtgactgaagaagaaatacttaATGCTTCATGGGAATCCCACAGCAGCCTACaactattgcagcataactaagtaACTACACATCACTCTGAGAtgggatatttctaattttagagattgcacaaatgaaagaaatcagtcctacatatttgtttaatatgtgcattgaaggacataaccttgtcaaaaatgactccaaggttcctcacagtgttactggagacataaaaatactgtaaaaataCTTCATATTGtaacataaaaaaatgttacagtatgAACTGAACATGGATGCTGCAGAATGTAATATGTTGAACTGATTTTAAAGTGTAAAGTGGTGAGATTCTGTAGACCTTTACTCTGTTCGGGGATGAACACAGGTCATGACTTATAACACCACCTATCATTCACCGACAGTGCAGTCTTGAGATCCCTACCCGGGTGTTTCAACCTCCACTCACCCCTTTCCTCATGTGGCCTCAACAACTTAGTTGGGTGGGGCAATGTGTTACTAAGGCTTTACATCTTGGCCCCAGTGAATTTTTCCACACAGCAGTCCTCAGGACCACCTCCAAGAAGAAAacctccacttttttttttaatcttctggAATTCTCTACCAATTACTCTAAAattgaagaagcctcttggataTGGGTCTATGTTGTCATTAAAAACCCcaaactgttttcttcttttcgaTCTTTAaggatatattaaaaacaaatgccccattttatttcacaaactaAGTCAGAGTTCTCTTACTTCTACGAAGATCTTTCTAGGAATCTTCAGTCTTGTTCATGTCTGGGTCCTGGGATGGCGAAGAACATTTAGGGACATTTGCAGAGTGGCCCTGGCAGAGTGACATGGCAGAATCAGCTCTGATTTCTTGTGGGAAAATGTTCCAAGCATCTTGCCCTGGATGATGATTTATCCAGTCAGGCTGAAGCGGTGGATTGTTCAAAGCCAATAAGCTGCTCAGCCAGCGGCACTTCGAGAGGAAATTATTCATGCTGTTGTCATGAGTTTCACCTTCCTGTCCGTGGAACCCCTGCCATTGAGAAATTATTCAAGTTTACATGACTACAAACAACATTCAGTCCAAAACACAGATGTTGTGTTTAAGTTACTGTTTCTTATTAAACACACAGGTTAACATTTTGCGATTGGTTGCCTGTCCCACAAATACACAGTGTTGTGTATTAACAATGTGTGTAATGTTGTGTCTGTGATTCCAACAAACCTGAGCAGTAGTGTTTTTAAAACTGTAGTAAACAGCAAGCTGAAGGTTCTGAATGGTTAACTTTGTGTATTCATGAACCTGAAACAAATAATGAAAACTGTCATTGATCTTTATCACAGAAGCTTCAGTGATCATGTTTAACACATCCAAAACACATCAGTACCTTCTGAGATGCTCGAGTGTGGTCCGCATTTAGGTTAAATGCTAACTCTAtcagtttcttcttctgctccATATCCCCTTCCCCACATAGAAAGCTGCGCTATAATCATCAgaagcaataaaaatattttttttataagaaTAAAGTTCATACTACACTATAATCTCACCTCTTTGGAGTGTAAACTGTACCTGAATCCAGGCTTTGAttgtctctgtgtctctgttagCTGTCTGCAGAAAAGACTTGTTTTTAGTCCAGTCCTTCCTCAGCTCTTCATACATCTCTTTCAGTCTGGTTTCATTCACTGGGTTGTTCATGTTTTCAGAGTTCCCCGTCTTTAGTGAAAGATCAACCTCTCCTGCCACTCTGGTAATAGTAATAGATaatgttgaaagaaaaaaaaaacagatggcGGTGTCTGGAGCATCATACACAGCACTGTTAAATCAATGTTTGTTAAATCCATGTTTCTGTACAGTTTCTGTGCAGTACCTGTCTTTGAATGATCTCAATTCTTCTTCAGTTTCTTTATGTGCAGATCTGTGGAATAGTGTTTGGTACAAATATGTGATTTGTTTCTGTGCTCCACAGTTCACATGATTATAGATTTGGTATTTTTGGTTTTGCAGGTGGTTTCAATTTCCTTTATCATCTGAAAAATTATGACTTAACAATTTCTTATGACCTTTGGAGTCTTTAGTTGCCAAAGAAGCTATTTTGAATCTAAAACTTGGAATAAATCCACTAAACTAACTGTTTGGAATATCAGTGTTCACAAGCATACAGCCACACCAACAGAGGAGTTCCTTAAAGATGAAAACTGGGGAAAATCAAATTTAAAGACAGCAAGTAGTCATATATGTGAGATTTTAATAACAAGTTATGAACACGAATACCTTATTATCACTGCATCTGACACATTGTTGTGCTCTAACATTAAGGTAtaaaatattgctgtaatttCTGACAAAATGTAAACAGTGAATACCTAAaaagtctattttttttaatccagagTACAAGgtagaaa
It includes:
- the LOC102082528 gene encoding uncharacterized protein LOC102082528 isoform X3, whose product is MEKKLQEAKTVIIHQEEELNSVKESLTEMEAFYKVSLKKAGLAAMEGFYKEKLQEERSAHKETEEELRSFKDRVAGEVDLSLKTGNSENMNNPVNETRLKEMYEELRKDWTKNKSFLQTANRDTETIKAWIQRSFLCGEGDMEQKKKLIELAFNLNADHTRASQKVHEYTKLTIQNLQLAVYYSFKNTTAQGFHGQEGETHDNSMNNFLSKCRWLSSLLALNNPPLQPDWINHHPGQDAWNIFPQEIRADSAMSLCQGHSANVPKCSSPSQDPDMNKTEDS
- the LOC102082528 gene encoding uncharacterized protein LOC102082528 isoform X4 produces the protein MNIQKSSRDCNQATAPQELSLAEMEKKLQEAKTVIIHQEEELNSVKESLTEMEAFYKVSLKKAGLAAMEGFYKEKLQEERSAHKETEEELRSFKDRVAGEVDLSLKTGNSENMNNPVNETRLKEMYEELRKDWTKNKSFLQTANRDTETIKAWIQVHEYTKLTIQNLQLAVYYSFKNTTAQGFHGQEGETHDNSMNNFLSKCRWLSSLLALNNPPLQPDWINHHPGQDAWNIFPQEIRADSAMSLCQGHSANVPKCSSPSQDPDMNKTEDS
- the LOC102082528 gene encoding uncharacterized protein LOC102082528 isoform X1, producing MNIQKSSRDCNQATAPQELSLAEMEKKLQEAKTVIIHQEEELNSVKESLTEMEAFYKVSLKKAGLAAMEGFYKEKLQEERSAHKETEEELRSFKDRVAGEVDLSLKTGNSENMNNPVNETRLKEMYEELRKDWTKNKSFLQTANRDTETIKAWIQRSFLCGEGDMEQKKKLIELAFNLNADHTRASQKVHEYTKLTIQNLQLAVYYSFKNTTAQGFHGQEGETHDNSMNNFLSKCRWLSSLLALNNPPLQPDWINHHPGQDAWNIFPQEIRADSAMSLCQGHSANVPKCSSPSQDPDMNKTEDS
- the LOC102082528 gene encoding uncharacterized protein LOC102082528 isoform X2 → MMFLNSLAEMEKKLQEAKTVIIHQEEELNSVKESLTEMEAFYKVSLKKAGLAAMEGFYKEKLQEERSAHKETEEELRSFKDRVAGEVDLSLKTGNSENMNNPVNETRLKEMYEELRKDWTKNKSFLQTANRDTETIKAWIQRSFLCGEGDMEQKKKLIELAFNLNADHTRASQKVHEYTKLTIQNLQLAVYYSFKNTTAQGFHGQEGETHDNSMNNFLSKCRWLSSLLALNNPPLQPDWINHHPGQDAWNIFPQEIRADSAMSLCQGHSANVPKCSSPSQDPDMNKTEDS